Sequence from the Streptomyces mobaraensis NBRC 13819 = DSM 40847 genome:
CGTGCTGCGCTCGGTGGTGGTGTTCTGATGCCGGCCCGGATCGACCACCTCGTCACCTCGGGCACGTTCTCCCTCGACGGGGGCACGTGGGAGGTCGACAACAACGTCTGGATCGTGGGCGACGACCACGAGGCGATCGTCATCGACGCGGCGCACGACCCGGACGCCGTCGCCGAGGCGCTCGGCGACCGCCGGCTGCTGGCCGTCGTCTGCACCCACGCGCACGACGACCACGTCAACGCGGCACCGGCGCTGGCCGACCGCACCGGCGCCCCGGTCCTGCTCCACCCCGACGACCGGCCCCTGTGGGACCGCACCCACCCGGACCGCGCACCGGACGGCGAGTTGGCGGACGGGCAGGTGCTGCGGGTGGCCGGCACGGAGCTCACCGTGCTGCACACGCCGGGGCACGCGCCGGGCGCCGTCTGCTTGCACGCCCCGGAGCTGAACACGGTGTTCACCGGGGACACCCTCTTCCAGGGCGGCCCGGGCGCCACCGGCCGGTCGTTCTCCGACTTCCCGACCATCGTCGCGTCGATCCGCGGCCGGCTGCTGACCCTCGACGGCGACACGGTCGTCCGGACGGGCCACGGCGACACGACGACGATCGGCGCGGAGGCCCCGCACCTGGAGGAGTGGATCGCCCGCGGCCACTGAGCCGCGGAAGACTTCGGGCACGCGCCGGCCGGTGACCGGACCGGTCGGCGCGCCTAGGATCGCAAGCGTCGCGGGGCGCGCCCGCGGGAACGGGGGAAGGATCCATGGACATGACGGACCTGGTGGAGATCACCGAGCCCGGCGAGCTGACGGAGCTGCTGGGGGAACCGCTCCCGCGCGTCCGCGACAAGGCCCGTGACCGGCTGGGCGAGTTGGACCGGCAGTGGCTGGAGCACTCGCCGTTCTGCCTGGTGGCGACATCGGACGCGGACGGCAACTGCGACGTCTCCCCCAAGGGCGACCCGGTCGGCGGCCTGACGCTCGTCCTGGACGACACCACCCTCGCCATCGCCGAACGCCCGGGCAACCGGCGGGCGGACGGCTTCCGCAACGTCCTCGCCAACCCCCATGTCGGCCTGGTCTTCCTGGTGCCCGGCCGCGGCGACACCCTCCGCGTCAACGGCCGGGCCCGGCTGGTGCGCGAGGCGCCGTTCCTCGACCGGATGACGGTCAAGGGGCACCGCCCGGTCCTCGCCCTGCTGGTCGAGGTCGAGGAGGTCTTCTTCCACTGCTCGAAGGCGTTCCTCCGCTCCGAGCTCTGGAAGCCGGAGACCTGGCGGCCGGACGAGGTCCCGTCCCGGGCGCGCATCGCCAAGGTGTTGGAGCGGCCCGAGGACTCCATGGAGGAGTTGGAGACCTACTACGGGCCGCGGTACGCCGAGCGCCTCTACGGCTGAGCAAACAGATTGTTTACAACACGTCATTGGCACCCCGTCATGTGGTGCGGCACGCTGCTGCGTATGCCGTCATCTTCCGAGGCGCCGAAGGCGTCTGATGCTTCCCGGACCCCCGACCCCTTCTCTCCCCCGGACCTCGACCAGGCGCGGGCGCGGCGCGTCCACGCCTCGCTGTTCCGGATCGCCGAGCGGCACGCGGACACGGAAGCGCGCCGCCGTCGGCAGACCCACCCCACGATGATCGGCCCGCACGAGGCCGTCCGGCTGGTGTCCTTCCTGCTCAGCGGCGCCGCCCTGCTGGAGGACGGCGAACCGGAGGTGGACCGCGCCGACATCACCGCCGCCCTGAGCCTCGTGCCGCTGATGCGCGGGGAGATGGACGAGCTGGAGGCCGGGCTCCTCGGAATGGCCCGGGGGCGCGGCATGACCTGGCCGGACATCGCCTTCGGACTCGGGCTCGGCACTCCCCAGGCCGCACGGCAGCGCTACGAACGGCTGGCCGACCGTACGGCGCGGGACGAGTGACAGCCGTACGCCGCGAGGCCGTCGAGGGCCGCCACGACCGTCATCCGGCGGACGCCGCGGCCCGCAGCGCGTTCTTGTCGATCTTTCCGGTGGCGTTGCGCGGCAGGGCCGCCACCGTCCCCACCGACGTGGGGCACTTGAACCCGGCGAGCCGCTCGCGGCAGAACGCCCGGAGCTCCGCCGGATCGACCGGCACCCCGTCGGCCGTCACCAGGACGGCCCGTACCGTCTCGCCCCACTTCTCGTCCGGCACCCCGATCACGGCGGCCTCGACGACGGCGGGGTGCTCGACCAGCACCCGTTCGACCTCGGCGGGGCAGACGTTCTCGCCGCCGGTGATGATCAGGTCCTTCAGCCGGTCCTCGACGAAGACGTAGCCGTCCTCGTCGATCCGCGCCAGGTCCCCGGTGCGCAGCCAGCCGTCGTCGGTGACGGTCTCGGCCGTCGCGGCGGGGTTGCCGAGGTAGCCCTTCATCCGGCCGGGGGACCGGATCCACAGTTCGCCCCGCCGGCCCGGCGGCAGTTCGGCGCGGGTGGCGGGATCGACGACGCGCGCCTCGACGCCCGGCATCGGGCGGCCCGCGGAGGCGAGGCGGTGGGCATGGGCGGGGTCGCGGTGGGCCTCGGGGGCCAGGGCGGTGGCGGCGCCGGAGAGTTCGGTCATGCCGTAGAGCTGGAGGAACCGGATCCCGGGGAACAGCGCGAGCGCCCGGCGCAGCACCGGCAGCGGCATGGGCGATGCGCCGTAGAGGCAGTACCGGAGCCGGCCGAAGGCGGCGACCGCGTCCGGGCCGGCCGCCAGGATGCCGGGCAGCATGGCGGGCACCAGCAGCAGGTGGGTGGCGCCGTCGGCGACGGCCGCGCACATGGCCTCGGGGGTTGCCTCGCGCAGCACGACCGTGGGCGCCCCGGCGAGCAGCGCGGTGACGACGTAGCAGACGCCGCCGACGTGGAAGAACGGGAGGACGGCGACGCTGCGGTCGGCCGGGCCCATAGAAAGGACGGCGAGCAGCGCGGCGCTCTGCTCCAGCAGGCCCCGGTGGGTCAGTTCGGCGCCCTTGGGGGATCCGGTGGTGCCGGAGGTGTAGAGGATGACGCAGGTGTCGTCGGGGTCGAGGTCGTCCCGGGCGGCGAGCGGTTCGGCGGGGTCCAGCAGCGCGGCGTACGTCTCGGCGCCGTCGGCCGGCCCGGCGCCGTCGCCGGTGACGACCAGGCGGGGCGGGGCGTCCAGCGTGCCGAGGGCGGTGCGTACGGCGTCCAGCACAGCGGCGTCGGCGAACAGGACCGTGGCGCCGGAGTCGGCGATGACATGGGCGAGTTCGGGCGGGGCGAGGCGCCAGTTGAGGATCGCGGTGGCCGCGCCGGCGCCGGCGGCGGCGAGGACGGTCTCCAGGCACGCGAGGCCGTTCCGGCCGACGACCGCGACCCGGCCGCCCCGGTCCACACCGGCGGTGCGCAGGGCGCCGCGCAGCAGGTCGGCGCGGGAGCGGAGGTCGCTCCAGGTGAGGCGGGCACCGCCGCAGACGAGCGCTTCGGCGTCCGGCGCGCGGGCGGCCCCGCGGTCGGGCAACTCGTGCAGCAGGCGCGGGCGTTGTGCGAGCGGTGTGGGCATCCGTTCCCCCCGGTCGGCGCTCCGGGCAGCGTACCCGCGGGCCGGTCGGTCCGCCACCGGCGGGCCGGGGCGGAACACGCCCGGCCCGCCGGCGCGCGGCCCGGTCAGGTACCGGGCTTGCGGCCGTAGACGAAGACGTCGTCGCCCTTGTGGAGCAGGTTCCAGTACGCCCGGGCGTCCTTCATCCGCATGTTGACGCAGCCGTGGGAGCCGGGCGGCGAGTAAACGCTGCCGCCGATGGCGTGGAACGCCTGACCCCCGTCGAAGAACTGGCTGTACGGCATGCTCACGTCGTACAGCGACGAGCGGTGGTCCTTGTCGCGCCAGTAGACCTTCTTGAGGCCGGTGCGGGTGGCGAAGCCCTTTCTGCCCGAGCGTATGTGGACCGGGCCGTACTTGATCTTCTTGCCGTCCTGTATCCAGCTCACCTGGCGGGTGAGGTCGACGCAGGCGATACGGCCCTTGTCCGTCGGGCAGGAGACCTTGGCGGGCGCCTTGGCCGGGGCCTTGGCGGGAGCGGCCTCGGCGGTCCCGCCGGCCGTCACGGCCAGGGGGACGGCCAGTCCGGCGGCGCCCAGGACCACGCCCAGCCGGGTCCGCAGAGGGGTGCGTTTCATTGTCATGAACGGTAAGACCATCGAAATCCCCACTTGGTTGCATACCGCACCCGGCGCTTCGGACCCCGCGGGCCGGCGGAACCCGATCTTCCTCCGGCCGACGGTCGACCAGCCGCCCACCTGGGGTTAGGCTCGTCCGGGCGACGGCGCGAACTCCCTTGCACACCGCGGCCCTTGCCGCTCCCCCGTGCACTCCGCCTGCCCCCGTCGACCTCGTCGACACCTTCCGTTCCCCGACCCGTCGCCCTCCATCCGTCCCCCGTTCCCCAGCACCAGGACCTCCTTGTGACCATCCCCCCACCCGTCGCCGCCGGCCCGCCGGCCGTCCGCTCCGCCCGCGTCCGCGCCCGGACCACCGCCCACCGCCCGCCCGCCACCCGGCCGGCCCTGCACGACGGGGTGGGCTGATGGCCAGGGAGACGACGGTCCCCGCCGGCGGCGGCTTCCGCCCGGTCCACCACCCGGCCGGGCTCGACGACGCCCTGCGGATCGCGGTCGAGGAGGTGTGGGCCGGCCGCTGGATGGCCATGCGGGACCTGCTGGAGCGCACCGGCGCCGACTGGGCGCTGCGCACGGCCCGCACCCAGGTCCTCGGCGCGGTGGCCGCCGGTTCGACGATCGTCGAGGCGTGGGCGGCGGAGGAGGGCCACAGCGTGGACGCCCGGGTGATGTGGGCCCGGGTGGTGGTGCAGCGGGCGCAGCGCGCGCACCGGCAGCGGCACCCGGAGGCCGTCCACCTGGAGCACCAGGCCCGTGAGGCGTGCCGGCTGGCGGTCGAGGCCGCGCCCGCCGACCCGGTGCCGTGGATCTGCCTGCTGACGCTGGCCTCCCTGGACGAGCGCCAGGAGCGGCCCGAACACCAGCTCCAGCCCTGGGAGATCATGCTGCCGCCGGGCCCGTGGGGGCTGCTCTCCCGGATCTGGGAGCGCGACCAGTGCAACCGCGAGGCGTTCCACCGGATGCTGCAGTTCTTCCAGGCGTGCACGACGGGCGCGGCGGCCTCGGTGTCGGCGGTCGACTTCGCCCGCTGGGTGGCGTCGTGGGCGCCGGCCGGCTCGGCGCTGCTGGTGATGCCGCTGTTCGCCTACGCCGATCTGCACCGGCGGCAGGCCGCGGACCCGCGGGGGCAGGGCCGGTCGGACGCGCTGCTGCGCTCGCAGTGGTCGGTGGACCCGATCCGTTCGGAGACGCTGCGGGCGTACCGGGGCTGGTTCGCCACCCTGGGCCACGGCGGGCACGCGCCGCTGTCCGTGCCCGATCTGTCGCACCTGGCCTTCGCGATGTGGTCGGCCCGGCACTACGCGGAGGCGGCGGAGGTGTTCGCGGCCATGGGCGCGCACACGGCCGTCCAGCCGTGGGCGTCGTTCACCGACGACCCGAGCCGGCCGGACCTGGCGACCGAGGAGTTCCTGCGGGCGCGGCGGCACTGCCTGGGCGCCTGACGGGCGGACGCGGCCGGCGCTCCGGGGTGACCCGGATCACGGCCGGGCGCCGGGGAGTTGTGCGATGTTGCCCGGATGAGCGATTCCACGGATCCGTCCGGACCGGTCACCGTCCGGCTCGCCGACTACTCCCCCACCGAGATCTTCGGTGACACCCCCGACCCGTTCGGCGTCGAAGCCGTGGGGATGACCTGGCGGCCCAAGGAGGAGCACTTCGGCGTCCTGTGGGACGGCCGTCTCGTCGCCCACGCGGGGCTGGTGGAGCTGCCGTTGACGGCCGGCGGCGTCCGGATGGACGTGGCGGGGCTCGGCGGGGTCGCCGTGGCGCCCGGGATGCGGGGCCGCGGGCTCGCGCGGCGGGCCGTCGCCGCCGCGATGGACGACGCCCGGGCCCGGGGCCTCCCCTTCGGCCTGCTCTTCTGCCGGCCGGACCGGGTCGGTCTCTACGAGCGGCTCGGCTGGCACCCGGTGACCGGCGAGGTGGAGGTGGAGCAGCCCGACGGCCCGCGCGTCATGCCGCTGCGGACCATGTGGACCGCGCTGCGGGCGGGGGCCGCGTGGCCCCCGGGGCCGGTGCGGCTGCACTCGCTGCCGATGTGACGGAGCGCCGGCGGTCCGTCGGCGGTTCAGTGTCCTCCGAAGCGGACGCTGGAGAACGCCGCGTCGCGTGGCGCCCGCTGCCCCGGGGCGACGCGCACGGCCGTGCCCGAGCACTTCTTGCCGCTGAAGATGGTGGCCGGGGAGTCCGTCCCGTTGTGGGCGCCGTGCGCTTCCTGGCTCATGGTGAAACAGCGGTTGTCCGGCGGGTTTTCGACGAAGAAGGGCTTGTTCTTCGGACCGAGGAAGCCGAACGGGCCCTTCGCGGCCACCGCGGCGTCCACGGGTCCGGCCATGGCCAGCGCGAGCCCGGCGAGTACGACGACGATCGGACGGAAGAGACGCATCTGTGGTCCTTTTCCCGATGATGGGCGATGAGCCCGGAATGAGTTCATCGCCCTCAACGACGCCGCTCCCGCGCACGACACGTCCGGTGTCAACTCCCCGCCGGGGCGGGACACTCGCCCGGGTCCCGCTCACCGCCGCACCCGGTTGCGGACGGCGACCGCGGTGAGGCCCAGCAGGACGGGCGCGACCAGCCGGAACGTCCCGTCCACACAGGTGCCGGCGAGGGTGAGCTCCGGGGTGCCGGAGCGGAGGCCGACGGCGCCGAGGACCGTCCGTACGGAGGTCTCCAGCCGGCCGCCGGCCGGCCCGCGCTCCTGCCGCGTCCGCTCCTGCTGCGTCCGGGCCGGGGGCGCGGCGGCCGTGGCGGCCCGGGGCGGTTCCGGCGGCAGGCCCCACAGGGCCACCGCCGCGACGGTGGCCAGGGTCGTGGCCAGCAGCCAGAGCAGGGTGCGGCCGACGCGCAGCGCGTAGCCGGACACCGCCCAGTACAGCAGGAGCAGGGTGCGCCGACCGTCCGTCCGTTCGCCGCTGTGCCGGCGCATCTCCATCTCGCCGTAGTGGAAGTCGCCGGCGCCGGGGTGATTCCTGCCGTTCTCCAGCGAGGTGCGCAGCTGCCGGTAGGTGGAGGCGAGCGCCGCGGGCGGGCGGACCCCGACGCCCTCCGGGGCCGGCGTCCAGCCGCGCGAGCCGCGGGCGGCGCGCCAGTGGTGCTCCTCGGCCAGCACCTGGCGCGGGGCCCACCGCCGGACGGGCAGGAGGGGCAGCCGGCGGACCGGGGTGCGGGCGAAGACGCAGCACCCTTCGAGGCCGAGCCGGTCGAGGTGGAGGGCGCCGCCGAACAGGCAGGAGGACAGGTCGAGGTCGTTCAGGGCGAGGTTCGCCGCGTCGGAGCCGCTGAGCGAGCGGACGCGGACGCCGGGATCGCCGGAGGCGACCACCTCTTCGAACGGCCGGCAGCCGTCCGCCCCCGACAGGAAGGCCCGGGGGTGCGCGGTGACGCTCAGGGCCTGCTCGGCGATGACGTCGACGAGGTCCACCGTGGCGTACCGCAGCCGCAGCGCGGCGCCGGAGGCCCACGAGGACTTGCGGCAGTCGACGAACCCGGCGGCGGCCTCCAGGGTGGTGGTGCCGAGGAACCGCGTCCAGGAGAGGTCGAGGGTGCCGCGGCAGGCCAGCGGCCCCAGGGCGGGGGCGGTCCGGAAGGCGGCGCCGCGGAAGGTGACGCCGTCGTGGAAGACGGTCGCGCCGAAATAGCAGTCGCCGTGGAAGTCGGCCTCGCGGAAGCAGACTTCGCCGGCGAGGCGGGCCGCGCTGAAGTGGGCGCTGTCGTGGAACGCGGCCCGGGCGAAGCCGGCGCCCGCCGGGAAGCGGGCCCGGCTGAACCCCGCGTCGCGGCGGAAGCGCGCCTCGCCGAAGCCGGCGTGCCCGGTGAACCGCGCGTCGTGGAACCACGCGTGGTCAAGGAACGACGCCTTCCGGAAGGATGTCTCGTCGCCGAAGGCGGTGTCGTTGAAGTCGGCGCGGCCGAGGAACGTCGCGCCGTCGAAGCAGGCGCCGTCGGGGAACACCGCTCCGGTGAAGCGCGCCCCCGTGCGGAAGAGGGCCTCCTCGAACGCCGCGTGGCCGACGACGGCGCGCCCGGAAGCCTCGTCGTACAGGGCGCCGAGGAGCGCGTCGAGCAGGTCGTCGGCGAAGGTGGTGCCGCGGTGGTCGACGCGGGCGCCGGGGCGCAGTCCGGCGAGGTAGGCCGCCCGGCCGGCCCCGTCCAGGTGGGCGAGGCAGGCGCGCGGGCCGCCGCCGGGCCGCGGCACCGCGCGCCCGCGGCAGCCGACCGGGTCGTCAGGCCCGGCCCCGCGTCCGCAGCGCGGCCAGACCGGCGGCCGGGGTGCGCGTGTCATGCCGGGCGGGACGCGGCGGCCGTGCGGCCCGGTTCCCTGCGGGGCCCTGGGGGAACGCTCACCCCTCCTCATGCGAAGTCAACCGAAAGAAAAGCCACTTAAAAGCAAAAAGAGACGGATAAAAGCGAACACCGCCGAAGCGGAACAATCCCATCGACCTAACGTCCCGCCATGACGCAACCAGCTACCGTCCCCTCCCGGCCCTCCTTCGCCCGCTCCCTGCCGCTCGTCGTGGTCATGGGCGTCTCCGGAGCGGGCAAGACGACCGTCGGCCGGCTGATCGCGGACCGCCTCGGCGCCCCATTCGCCGACGCGGACGCCTTCCATCCGGCGTCCAACAAGGCCCTGTTGGCGGCCGGGATCCCACTCGGCGACACCGAACGCGCCCCCTGGCTCGCCGCCATCGCGGACTGGATGACCGCCCACGCCGCCGGGGGCGGGGTCGTCACCTGCTCCGCGCTCAAGCGCCGCTACCGGGACGCCCTGGCCCGGACGGCCCGGCGCGCCCTCTTCGTCCACCTGGACGGCCCGGCGGAGGTCATCGCCGACCGACTCGCCCACCGCACCGGCCACTTCATGCCGGCCTGCATGCTGGGCTCGCAACTGGCCGACCTGGAACCCCTCGCACCGGACGAACACGGGGTCCGCGTCCCCGTCGACCACCCCGCGCGGCAGGTCGCCGACCTGGCCCTCGCCCGCCTGCCCTGCCCGCACGGCACCGGAGCCGCCTGCCCCCGCTGACACTCCCTCACCTCTGTACCTACTGGTATGTACACTCCTCGCACAGGAACGCCACCCGCACGAGGAGTCCCACCATGCCCCTGGTCCGCATCGACACCCTGGGAGCCGGCCGCGACCGGCTGGAAGCGCTCGGCCGCGCCGTCCACGACGCGCTCCAGGAAACCCTCGACATCCCGGCCGACGACTGCTTCCAGATCCTCACCGACCACGACGGCACCACCGGCACCCTCCGCTACGGCGGCTACCTCGGCGTCGACCGGGACGAGGGCATCGCGTACATCACGATCACCATGCGCGCGGGCCGCTCCCCCGACCGCAAGCGGGCGCTGTACCGGCGGATCGCCGAACTCGCCCACGCCCGCGCCGGCACCGAGCCGCGGAACGTCTTCGTCACCGTCACCGAGAACGCGTCCGTCGACTGGTCCCTGGGCCACGGGCAGGCGCAGTACGCCCCCGGTCCCGGCCCTGTGGTTGCATGACCCCTTCCGCGCGGCACGCCGGCCGCCGGAGCGGACCGGAGAAGGAGCGGAACCCGTGCTGATCGACACGGTGGCCTGGGTGCGGGTCGAGGACGGACGGGTCCTCTGCGCGCGACCGAAGGGGAAGGACGTGTTCTATGTGCCCGGAGGCAAGCGGGAGGGCGCGGAGAGCGACCTGGAGACCCTGCTGCGGGAGGTCGAGGAGGAGCTGACGGTCCGCCTCGACCCGGAGACGGTGGCCCACGTGGGCACCTACGAGGCGCCGGTGCCGGAGCTGCCGGACGGCACGGTGGTCCGGATGAGCTGCTACACGGGCGAGTACGGCGGGACGCTGACGGCCAGTGCGGAGATCGAGGAGGTGGCCTGGTTCTCGTACGCGGACCGCCCGCTCGTCCCGCCGGTCGACCGGCTCCTGTTCGACGACCTCCATGCGGCGGGCCTGCTGCGCTGACGCGGCGGGCGGCGCGGTACGGGAGCCGGTGCGGACCGGCTCCCGTACCGCACCCTCGTCAGTCGTCATCCCCCTCGAAGAAGTCGCCGATCTCGTCGACGACTTCGGCCGCCACCAGCCCGCCGACCACACCGGCCGCGACGCCCGCGGCACCGGCGGCCACGACGGTGCCCATGCCCGGGCCGGACCGGGAGCCGCCGTCGTGGAGCCGGCCCTCGCGGTGGATCCCGTACCGCGTCTCCCGCTGCGCCCGGCGGGCGCCGTGCTGCTCGACCAGCCGCTGCACCCAGGACTCGACCTCCGCCGTCCAATCACGTCCCGCCGTGTCGTGGGCGACGTGGAAACGGGTGACGACGTCGTGCCCGGCGGAGAGGAAGCCGCCGCGCTTGTCGGCCTCCAGCACGACCTCCATGCCGTCGGGCGCGGCCAGGAAGGTCACCTCGATCTCGTTGACGGCGTACGCGTACTGCGGGGCCGGCGCGAACTCGATCTCCTGGTAGAAGGGCAGCCGCTGACCGCTGCCGCGGATGTGGCCGAGCTCCAGGTCGGCGGAGCGCAGCCCGAAGCCGAGCCGGCCGAACGCGTCCAGCACCGCCTCCTGCGCGGGCAGCGGGCGGACGGTCAGCGGGTCGAGGTCACCCTTGTCCCGCGCCCCGGCGATGGCCAGTTCGGTGCGGACGCCCAGGACCGTGCCCAAGGGTCGCCCGTACAGCTCGGTCACCGGCGTCTCCCACGGGACCGGCACCGCGAACGGGACGTCGCGCTCCTCGCCGGCCGCGAGCCGGAAGCCGCCGGCGACCGTGTGCCGGTCGAAGACGACGGTGCCGTGCTGCTCTCCGTCACCGCGCTCGGCCTCGACGCGGGCCTCG
This genomic interval carries:
- a CDS encoding MBL fold metallo-hydrolase, translating into MPARIDHLVTSGTFSLDGGTWEVDNNVWIVGDDHEAIVIDAAHDPDAVAEALGDRRLLAVVCTHAHDDHVNAAPALADRTGAPVLLHPDDRPLWDRTHPDRAPDGELADGQVLRVAGTELTVLHTPGHAPGAVCLHAPELNTVFTGDTLFQGGPGATGRSFSDFPTIVASIRGRLLTLDGDTVVRTGHGDTTTIGAEAPHLEEWIARGH
- a CDS encoding pyridoxamine 5'-phosphate oxidase family protein; this translates as MDMTDLVEITEPGELTELLGEPLPRVRDKARDRLGELDRQWLEHSPFCLVATSDADGNCDVSPKGDPVGGLTLVLDDTTLAIAERPGNRRADGFRNVLANPHVGLVFLVPGRGDTLRVNGRARLVREAPFLDRMTVKGHRPVLALLVEVEEVFFHCSKAFLRSELWKPETWRPDEVPSRARIAKVLERPEDSMEELETYYGPRYAERLYG
- a CDS encoding long-chain-fatty-acid--CoA ligase — protein: MPTPLAQRPRLLHELPDRGAARAPDAEALVCGGARLTWSDLRSRADLLRGALRTAGVDRGGRVAVVGRNGLACLETVLAAAGAGAATAILNWRLAPPELAHVIADSGATVLFADAAVLDAVRTALGTLDAPPRLVVTGDGAGPADGAETYAALLDPAEPLAARDDLDPDDTCVILYTSGTTGSPKGAELTHRGLLEQSAALLAVLSMGPADRSVAVLPFFHVGGVCYVVTALLAGAPTVVLREATPEAMCAAVADGATHLLLVPAMLPGILAAGPDAVAAFGRLRYCLYGASPMPLPVLRRALALFPGIRFLQLYGMTELSGAATALAPEAHRDPAHAHRLASAGRPMPGVEARVVDPATRAELPPGRRGELWIRSPGRMKGYLGNPAATAETVTDDGWLRTGDLARIDEDGYVFVEDRLKDLIITGGENVCPAEVERVLVEHPAVVEAAVIGVPDEKWGETVRAVLVTADGVPVDPAELRAFCRERLAGFKCPTSVGTVAALPRNATGKIDKNALRAAASAG
- a CDS encoding GNAT family N-acetyltransferase, giving the protein MSDSTDPSGPVTVRLADYSPTEIFGDTPDPFGVEAVGMTWRPKEEHFGVLWDGRLVAHAGLVELPLTAGGVRMDVAGLGGVAVAPGMRGRGLARRAVAAAMDDARARGLPFGLLFCRPDRVGLYERLGWHPVTGEVEVEQPDGPRVMPLRTMWTALRAGAAWPPGPVRLHSLPM
- a CDS encoding pentapeptide repeat-containing protein, whose product is MTRAPRPPVWPRCGRGAGPDDPVGCRGRAVPRPGGGPRACLAHLDGAGRAAYLAGLRPGARVDHRGTTFADDLLDALLGALYDEASGRAVVGHAAFEEALFRTGARFTGAVFPDGACFDGATFLGRADFNDTAFGDETSFRKASFLDHAWFHDARFTGHAGFGEARFRRDAGFSRARFPAGAGFARAAFHDSAHFSAARLAGEVCFREADFHGDCYFGATVFHDGVTFRGAAFRTAPALGPLACRGTLDLSWTRFLGTTTLEAAAGFVDCRKSSWASGAALRLRYATVDLVDVIAEQALSVTAHPRAFLSGADGCRPFEEVVASGDPGVRVRSLSGSDAANLALNDLDLSSCLFGGALHLDRLGLEGCCVFARTPVRRLPLLPVRRWAPRQVLAEEHHWRAARGSRGWTPAPEGVGVRPPAALASTYRQLRTSLENGRNHPGAGDFHYGEMEMRRHSGERTDGRRTLLLLYWAVSGYALRVGRTLLWLLATTLATVAAVALWGLPPEPPRAATAAAPPARTQQERTRQERGPAGGRLETSVRTVLGAVGLRSGTPELTLAGTCVDGTFRLVAPVLLGLTAVAVRNRVRR
- a CDS encoding gluconokinase; translated protein: MTQPATVPSRPSFARSLPLVVVMGVSGAGKTTVGRLIADRLGAPFADADAFHPASNKALLAAGIPLGDTERAPWLAAIADWMTAHAAGGGVVTCSALKRRYRDALARTARRALFVHLDGPAEVIADRLAHRTGHFMPACMLGSQLADLEPLAPDEHGVRVPVDHPARQVADLALARLPCPHGTGAACPR
- a CDS encoding tautomerase family protein, with protein sequence MPLVRIDTLGAGRDRLEALGRAVHDALQETLDIPADDCFQILTDHDGTTGTLRYGGYLGVDRDEGIAYITITMRAGRSPDRKRALYRRIAELAHARAGTEPRNVFVTVTENASVDWSLGHGQAQYAPGPGPVVA
- a CDS encoding NUDIX hydrolase; the protein is MLIDTVAWVRVEDGRVLCARPKGKDVFYVPGGKREGAESDLETLLREVEEELTVRLDPETVAHVGTYEAPVPELPDGTVVRMSCYTGEYGGTLTASAEIEEVAWFSYADRPLVPPVDRLLFDDLHAAGLLR
- a CDS encoding sporulation protein — protein: MVFKKLLGSLGVGGPTVDTVLDGPVPPGGTLTGRVRLCGGKADFDVEHVTLEFEARVEAERGDGEQHGTVVFDRHTVAGGFRLAAGEERDVPFAVPVPWETPVTELYGRPLGTVLGVRTELAIAGARDKGDLDPLTVRPLPAQEAVLDAFGRLGFGLRSADLELGHIRGSGQRLPFYQEIEFAPAPQYAYAVNEIEVTFLAAPDGMEVVLEADKRGGFLSAGHDVVTRFHVAHDTAGRDWTAEVESWVQRLVEQHGARRAQRETRYGIHREGRLHDGGSRSGPGMGTVVAAGAAGVAAGVVGGLVAAEVVDEIGDFFEGDDD